The stretch of DNA TGTTTGGGGGAGAATAGAGCAGTAACTCTCTTGACCAAGCGTTTGGGAGTCATGGAACACAGTCACATGGCGCATGCATGCGTAACAACAATTTGGAAACAAAGAGATGTGTGTGTGCATGTAGCAGTGATCGAACTAGTACAAACCACAGGAGCGAGAGGAAACGTACACGGACATAAATAATAAACACCGCACATAGTGCATGCACTCAAAAATAAACCCAACAAGCAAAAGTacatctctcacacacacatgtACACACGCACGTACGTACATACGCTAAGATGCAAGCGTATCACAGCGTACACGACGACACGTACGTACATACGGAGAGATTTTTATTCAGTAGTACGACGTAGCAGTAGTAGACAACTCATCATCTCATCATATCAGGCGTAGATAGATACTCATCCATGGTCGATGCTCCGGCGCcgatcgacgacgacggcggcggcggcggaatggatcatcgatcgatcgatcatcGTTtaggtttagttcaccctgcatgatcatgcatgcatggaagaCGAAGCACAAGTTAATTAAACGACTTGATATTCAAGTTGAATcagaccatgcatgcatgcaaagttGCAAACAACTTGTAGTGATTGGATCATTCATTCAGATCATCACTTAATTACCTGGAGCAGTCGGTGGAGGTGCTGATGGTGTAGGGGACGCTGACGCCGCACTTGGAGGGGATGCTGGCGGCGTTGCCGGCGTTGAGGCCGCTGATGCCACGGGCGGCGTTCTTGAGGCAGTTGCAGGCGGCGCGCCTGTCGGCGGTGGTGCGGGCGGCGGAGTTGAGGCTCCTGACGCCGCTGCAGCAGCCTGCTGAGGGTGCGGAGCCCTGGCCCCGGGCGTAGGACAGGCAGGGCGCGATGGCCGAGCTCACCTGCCCGCAGGAGATGGCCGCCTCCGAGGTCGTCGCCGccagcaccaccaccgccgccgccgccaccacggcGATCGCCACAGCAAGCCGAGCCATGTCGTCGATGTTCTGGGGGTGTCTGAGACTTGCTTGTACTAGCTTTGGAATGCAAGTGAGCAAGTGCTAGCCGCTGGTGAGGAGAGTGAGATGGAGTGTGGCTCCTTAAATAGGCAGGCTTGCGATCgatctgatctgatctgatctgGGAGCTAGCTACAGTAGCTTGTCATTGCTGATGACAgatgtgcatgcatgcacggtGTTGTTGCATTGCATGCAGTTTCAGGCAGGCAGTCGGTGGAATGGTGGATGCATGCATATGAATGAATGAATATGGTGGATGTTCCAACATCATCTTCCATGGACGACGGACGGTATCGTCGCCATCCGTCGAAGTTAATTGCTGGGCAGGAGGTGGTTGGGTGTTGGGAGCAGGAGGCAGATAGATACAGATAATACTACAGCGGTTAGTTGATGAGGGCATGATCGAGGCAGAGTGAATTCATTTGCAGCAGCAATAGCAACTTATTAGGGTATGTTatactataacactttcgtttatatttagcaataaatatttaattatagactaactagactcaacaagtactttatctcgcgatttacatatACAAACTATGtagttaattattttttttttatttatatatattttatgtttcgtacatgcgtctaaagattcgatgcgacgagAAATCTTATAAACATTTAGAATTTTAAAGACATTTAAACACGCCCTTAAATAGCAGCCGCCTAACACGACTTAGCAGGCAGGGTGATGGCGGCAGTCGGCAGGGACGGACGTACGTggctctcatctgatgaagttGGAGGCGTATTCACTCTCTCTCACTAGTGTGTCAGTGTGAGGTAGTTTGCAGTTGGATCCGAGTGCTTATCGCACAATAAACACATACTCTTCCTGCATTAAGACGTCAATTATATATGGATCGTCCATCATCCATGAATCCTTCCAGTAGTCTTCGTTAATTCCTCCCGGCCGCAACCAGAAACAGAGATATCAGTACAGTGCAGGAGGTTACATGCACATTCACAAATTGAAGTTGCAGCAGTGGTAGCGATTAAGTTGTCCAGCAAGTATGGGAGCCCACATGTCGCTGTCTCGATCGGAAGCTCCGCCACGTATTACATACATGCATCCCGTCCCCAACCTAGCTAGCTACCTCTGTGTGCACAGGCAGGTACCACCGACGGTTTCCCAAAACTCGTATGTGTCCGACCCTCAAAAACAAATCTCTCAATTTTTGTTCAAAACaaacaaattttttaaaattttagatTCAAAAACAAACAACTTTTGACCATCAAAGAAAAATACTGCTCTACCTCGATCCGTTCTAAAAAGAACTTGGGATTATATTCTAGAAAGTAACAGATAGATTCGTGTGTAAtgtttagagatgagatcttgtatgAAAAGATTGGTTGATGCGTATAGAGCAACTTCAACCAAACTTCTAAATGAACCTCTACCTTTTTATATAAAGGGGCTAAAACTCAAATATACTCTCGAACTGATCCGGTCCCGACGGAGAGGGGCTCCCATTTATCTTTCCTCTAGATGTATGAGGCGGTGTTTCGGATGGTTTGATTCAATTCCTTGCAGCTGCTATTCAATGATGTCTTAACTGTAGCTCATTTCTACCACTCTTAATTATGTATGGCGAAGAGAAGATTAAGCTCCCAATCGAGTCCGAGTTGGAGGATTTCGGTGCAACGTGGAGTTTGATCTCTGCATGGATCGTTAAATCTAAGTTGAGGTCAATGTTTGTACTACAGATCATAGTACATTGTGGTTGCCCTTGTTTGTATGAGATCTAGTGTAGAATTTGTTGATACTTTGTTGGCTACACATTTGATGGTTCCTTTCACTTAGGTTTCTTGGATGAGCAGTTGTAAATGCCATTGCTTTCATTAGTCGGCAGTTTGGTGCGCATAGTGGTGTTCACATGTGCTAGTTGCTCATTTAGTGATTGTGGTTCCTGAATTATGTGTTTGAGGTGGAGCACATTTAGAAAGTATGGATTTGCATTCTTCACTATCTGTTCAATTAATGCCTTAGGTGATTTCTTCGCATACCCTTTCGTGATCGAGCAATTTGTTCAGACTTGGGTTAGAAGGCAGTAGCACATGCTCAAACATTTGCTGCGGTTAGAATTTGTCGAAGACTCAGTTTTGTTCATCTGAATTTGGTGAGACACGATTTGAACTTCCTAGTTATTCTTGCTTGCTCGATTTGGTAGCTTCTTGTGAAGCATTTGTTGGTGGTTTTGTTAGTGTATTTGACTTGGTGTTGGAGATTTGAGCATTTTGCATCATGATCATTGGTGTGTTGGCCATGTTGTTCACTCATTGGAGTTCACTCATGAATTtgtttctagcttcatcatttgCCAAGTCAAAACAAGCTACCTTCATGTTGGAGGCGATaaatttgtcttttttattatttatttgaaGATGAAGGATTTGAAGATTGGACTTCCCTCATCAAGAATCTTGATGTGTTCGCTCTATGGTTCAATCGTCGCCGAGGTATAGAATTGTGATGTTGCAGCTTCTAATAACACCATTTGAGGCTTTACATTATGCAGAATGTTACCTATATGTTTGGTTAGGTGTCTAGGAACTTATTTGTGGTAATCTGTAACTTTGAGAGCCTTTTAATGAAATGCCCAAACCAGCCCAAAAAGGGCATCCCAAGCTCCCTGCTTCTGTAGGTGCATGCTCTTCCCCTTTGGGGGGTTGAGAGAGGCCGGGAGAGGAGATTTGAGGGTGGGGCTTTGTTTTACCAAATCTGAACATTATAGAGTGAAATCGGAGGGGATTTAGAGCCTTCGCCAACCTTGTTAGTTCACGCCTCTTGTATCATCATCTTCACAGTGGATTGCTTGCTCGTCGCCGCCTGTGGTTTTTCCTACAAGGGGTTTCCACATAAATCTTAGTCTCTACCTATGATTCAGTATTTATCTTGCCATACTTGTTGATTCATACCAATCTTGCTTACATGGTGTCATTTCTCCAAGTTCATGGTGTATGATTGATATTGACGTATGATGCATACATGCATTCTCTTATATGTTAATGATGGGGATTGATGTGTTAGTGAGTTCATATTTACAAGTATACTCATTATTGTGAAGTTTGCATAGCACCATGTCTGAAGAATTGATAATATGGGTCTGATTTGTATTTTGCACATAAGGTGTTAGTTGAAATATTCATGAGTAACTAGCTTGCTAATTTTGATGTTTCCTCTGCCTCTATGCGCTTACAATAAGTTTATGGAATAAATTTTAGATCCTTAATTGATATTTATCTTTGGAAATAGAGGAAGTAATAAATGGTCCCAATTTGCTAGCCACTTGTACATAGTTATACTATATACAAGCTTATGCAAGTCAAaatgtaaaaaacaagaagaaccAAGAAACATGAACAAAATACATACATACACTTATGCAAGATGTAGTATATAACTTTTAGGacaatatttattttggctCTGTTTCACTAGTGGAGTAGCTTTTTCCACTGGTAAAGGTAAAATTGTTTTAGTTGTTTGGTCAAACAACTTCTCTAATTCTTAAAAACAAAAAATGACTATAATACTCTTTTTTGGCTGGCCGAGCTTTAAAATTTTTATCTTCTTTTTTATGAATTCTTCTTTATGTGGCTACCATCTGTTTGTCCTCCCCGCTTATCCCCTGGTGCCCCGACCCGTCCACCTCCGCCTCAGCTTTGCCACCTTCATCCTCATCCAGCCACCAGATGTTTCTCCTCAGTGTTCATCCCATGGTCCCCGCCCATCTCCCACCGGTGACTCCACCCCTCACACCTCAATGACTCCACCCCGCCCTTGTTACATCATTCTTCGTTGTAGTTTTGTTTGCATCCAATGACTTCAGTCACCCCCACAACTCTAGCCCCATGCCACACTTGTCATGGTGCATGTATTTGCCGCACCATGCCTATACAAAGATGGCCCTCATGACTTGATGGAAGAGCTAAGCAAAGCCATTTTTAGCTTCCCTAGATGTGAGCGCGTGTAAGATCGTGTTTTCCGAAGTTAGCACGAGGAGTAGCAACAGCTTTCAAGATGGCAACGGGCCCCGATCCCCGATGGGGATTTCATCCATTAGGGGACGAGAACGGGAAAATTTTGATCCCCGTAGGGGGACTTCATGAGAAAGAAGGATCCTCCATCAGGTGAAGCGGGGATGCAAACATTCTAGGCTTCATCCTTTAGCCTGACCCAACAAATGAAATAGGTCCAGTTTCTAACACctaaaaaaatcatataaaagcAAGAGCATTTGTAACCCTAGTGATCCACCATTGCTTCTAGGCTTCTAGCTGAGTTGTCACTTCCACCGGTCCTCCTCCACTCCTCCTGTATGCCTCTAAAGTCCAAGCTCATCCTATCTCCCTCTCTCCCCTCTACCCTCTGTCTCGCACCAACGACGTTGTGGTGGCGGTGATGCTTGCGGGCTGTGGCCACATGCTCTGGTAAGCAAGCACTGCTCTAGGGTTGAACCTGACAACAGCGGAGCCACGGATGAGGTGTTCAAGGGAAGACGTGAAGGGCAACACCAAGGGGTTTATCGGGGATAGAGACCCCGCCGAGTGTGTAATCTCGGGGACAGGGATGGGGAAATCTGGTACCCAGGTGCAGGGATAGGAACAGGGACGGGGAGCGGGGTGTTTTTCTTTTCTCATGGTCAAAACGTTCAAGCAAAACCTGACGGGGATAGCCCCGTTGCCATCTTTAAACGGCTCTCCTTCACCTGTTCGGTAGACGAACACGTAGACCAACTCTAGGAGCAGTTTGATTTACATTTCCTGACGGTTGACGGAGTTAGTAATTAATTACGTAAGAGTAGTTGAAGGAGCTTCCCGGCACCATATACTTGCGAGTGATATGCAGGGGTTACAATAATTACAGTTTACAATGCTCGTCTCTTTAATTATGCGACGGGACGTGACGATGGCCCAGCGGCTCAGCTGCATGCATGGATCAATCGATCGATCGCCAATTATCAAAAAAACCAATCGATCGACAGCTAGGTAAACTACCAGCTGCGGATTATAAATTATTCACGCTcatcatatacatatataattatatatacACGTACGTACGCTTCTGAGTACGAGCGAcgaaagtgtggtgcaagtgcAGCGTACATGCCGGTACAG from Sorghum bicolor cultivar BTx623 chromosome 8, Sorghum_bicolor_NCBIv3, whole genome shotgun sequence encodes:
- the LOC8067184 gene encoding non-specific lipid-transfer protein 1 isoform X1 is translated as MARLAVAIAVVAAAAVVVLAATTSEAAISCGQVSSAIAPCLSYARGQGSAPSAGCCSGVRSLNSAARTTADRRAACNCLKNAARGISGLNAGNAASIPSKCGVSVPYTISTSTDCSRVN
- the LOC8067184 gene encoding non-specific lipid-transfer protein 1 isoform X2, translating into MARLAVAIAVVAAAAVVVLAATTSEAAISCGQVSSAIAPCLSYARGQGSAPSAGCCSGVRSLNSAARTTADRRAACNCLKNAARGISGLNAGNAASIPSKCGVSVPYTISTSTDCSRVS